The Epinephelus lanceolatus isolate andai-2023 chromosome 14, ASM4190304v1, whole genome shotgun sequence genome has a window encoding:
- the mid1 gene encoding E3 ubiquitin-protein ligase Midline-1 isoform X2 gives METLESELTCPICLELFEDPLLLPCAHSLCFNCAHRILVSHCTPSEPIQSISAFQCPTCRYVITLNQRGLEGLKRNVTLQNIIDRYQKASLSGPNSPNETRRERAAPDSKAMTSPGDRVQCQFCEQDPPQDAVKTCVTCEVSYCDECLKATHPNKKPFTGHRLIEPLLDSHLRGLMCLEHEDEKVNMYCVTDEQLICALCKLVGRHRDHHVAALSDRYDKLKQALDSNLSSLIKRTSELESLMGKLIQTCQHVEVNATRQENKLLEECDLLINIIQQRRQVIATKIKEGKTVRLRKLAQQIASCKQCIERSSSLIAQADQTLKETDHARFLQTAKSTCDRVSMATASSQILLPEINLNDTFDTFALDFTREKKMLESLDYLTAPNPPVIREELCTASYDTITVHWTSDDEFSVVSYELQYAIFTSQSNVVSLCNSADSWMIVPNIKQNHYTVHGLQCGTKYIFIVKAINQAGNRSSEPGKLKTNSQPFKLDAKSAHRKLRISHDNLTVERDETSSKKSHSQDRFSSHSSYGVTGNVYIDSGRHYWEALIGGSTWFAVGIAYKSAPKHEWVGKNSASWVLSRCNNSWVVRHNSKEMPIEPSPHLRRLGVLLDYDSGSLSFYDAVGSQHLHTFDIAFAQPVCPVFNVWNRCLTVLTGLPIPDHLEGTDYNN, from the exons ATGGAAACACTGGAGTCGGAACTGACCTGCCCAATCTGTCTGGAGCTCTTTGAGGACCCGCTGCTCTTGCCCTGTGCTCACAGCCTTTGTTTCAACTGTGCCCATCGCATCCTGGTCTCACACTGCACGCCCAGCGAGCCAATTCAGTCCATCAGCGCCTTTCAGTGTCCAACCTGTCGCTATGTcatcaccctcaaccagagggGCCTAGAGGGACTCAAACGCAACGTTACCTTACAGAATATCATTGACCGTTACCAGAAGGCTTCTCTAAGCGGACCTAATTCTCCTAACGAGACTCGGCGTGAGCGAGCCGCCCCCGACAGCAAAGCCATGACTTCTCCCGGTGACCGGGTGCAGTGCCAGTTCTGTGAGCAGGACCCTCCGCAGGACGCAGTGAAGACCTGCGTCACCTGTGAGGTGTCGTACTGCGATGAATGTCTCAAGGCCACCCACCCTAACAAGAAGCCTTTCACGGGCCACCGTCTAATCGAGCCCTTACTGGACTCCCATCTGCGTGGGCTCATGTGTCTGGAGCATGAGGACGAGAAGGTCAACATGTACTGTGTGACAGATGAACAGTTGATCTGTGCATTGTGTAAGCTGGTTGGCCGACACCGGGACCATCACGTGGCGGCCCTCAGTGACCGGTATGACAAACTCAAG CAAGCTTTGGATTCCAACCTCAGCAGTCTAATCAAGAGGACCAGTGAGTTGGAAAGTCTGATGGGCAAACTTATCCAAACCTGCCAACATGTGGAG GTAAATGCGACGCGACAAGAGAACAAGCTGCTGGAGGAGTGTGACCTGCTGATTAATATCATACAGCAGCGAAGACAAGTCATTGCGACCAAGATAAAGGAGGGAAAG ACTGTGCGGCTGAGGAAACTAGCCCAGCAGATAGCCAGCTGCAAGCAGTGCATCGAGCGGTCCTCCTCTCTCATCGCTCAGGCCGACCAAACTCTGAAGGAGACGGACCACGCTCGCTTCCTCCAGACGGCAAAAAGCACCTGCGATAG AGTTTCCATGGCAACGGCTTCCTCTCAGATCCTGTTACCGGAAATTAACCTGAATGACACCTTTGATACTTTTGCTTTGGACTTCACAAGGGAGAAGAAAATGCTAGAAAGCTTGGATTACCTCACAG CACCAAATCCACCAGTAATCCGCGAGGAATTATGTACAGCGTCGTACGACACGATCACAGTTCACTGGACATCAGATGATGAATTCTCTGTTGTATCATATGAACTTCAGTACGCCATCTTCACCAGCCAATCTAATGTTGTCA GTTTGTGTAACTCTGCTGACAGCTGGATGATTGTACCAAACATTAAGCAGAATCACTACACCGTGCACGGGCTCCAGTGTGGCACCAAGTACATCTTTATAGTGAAGGCCATAAACCAGGCTGGAAACCGCAGCAGCGAACCAGGGAAACTCAAAACCAACA GTCAACCATTCAAGCTGGACGCAAAGTCAGCTCACCGGAAGCTGAGGATTTCCCATGACAACTTGACAGTGGAGAGGGACGAAACGTCGTCCAAGAAGAGCCACAGCCAGGACCGCTTCTCCAGCCACAGCAGCTACGGTGTCACAGGAAATGTCTACATCGACAGCGGTCGCCATTACTGGGAAgctctgattggaggaagcACATG GTTTGCAGTGGGCATCGCATACAAGTCAGCACCAAAACACGAGTGGGTTGGAAAGAACTCTGCCTCCTGGGTACTGTCCCGATGCAATAACTCTTGGGTGGTGCGTCACAACAGCAAGGAAATGCCCATCGAGCCCTCCCCCCACCTGCGTCGTCTCGGAGTATTGTTGGACTATGACTCCGGGTCTCTGTCTTTCTACGATGCCGTCGGCTCTCAGCACTTGCACACATTCGATATTGCCTTCGCTCAGCCAGTCTGCCCCGTGTTCAACGTGTGGAACAGGTGTTTAACGGTCCTCACAGGACTGCCCATCCCAGATCACTTAGAGGGGACGGACTACAACAACTGA
- the mid1 gene encoding E3 ubiquitin-protein ligase Midline-1 isoform X1: METLESELTCPICLELFEDPLLLPCAHSLCFNCAHRILVSHCTPSEPIQSISAFQCPTCRYVITLNQRGLEGLKRNVTLQNIIDRYQKASLSGPNSPNETRRERAAPDSKAMTSPGDRVQCQFCEQDPPQDAVKTCVTCEVSYCDECLKATHPNKKPFTGHRLIEPLLDSHLRGLMCLEHEDEKVNMYCVTDEQLICALCKLVGRHRDHHVAALSDRYDKLKKSPGRFLSVVGRGHSHQEADQQALDSNLSSLIKRTSELESLMGKLIQTCQHVEVNATRQENKLLEECDLLINIIQQRRQVIATKIKEGKTVRLRKLAQQIASCKQCIERSSSLIAQADQTLKETDHARFLQTAKSTCDRVSMATASSQILLPEINLNDTFDTFALDFTREKKMLESLDYLTAPNPPVIREELCTASYDTITVHWTSDDEFSVVSYELQYAIFTSQSNVVSLCNSADSWMIVPNIKQNHYTVHGLQCGTKYIFIVKAINQAGNRSSEPGKLKTNSQPFKLDAKSAHRKLRISHDNLTVERDETSSKKSHSQDRFSSHSSYGVTGNVYIDSGRHYWEALIGGSTWFAVGIAYKSAPKHEWVGKNSASWVLSRCNNSWVVRHNSKEMPIEPSPHLRRLGVLLDYDSGSLSFYDAVGSQHLHTFDIAFAQPVCPVFNVWNRCLTVLTGLPIPDHLEGTDYNN, from the exons ATGGAAACACTGGAGTCGGAACTGACCTGCCCAATCTGTCTGGAGCTCTTTGAGGACCCGCTGCTCTTGCCCTGTGCTCACAGCCTTTGTTTCAACTGTGCCCATCGCATCCTGGTCTCACACTGCACGCCCAGCGAGCCAATTCAGTCCATCAGCGCCTTTCAGTGTCCAACCTGTCGCTATGTcatcaccctcaaccagagggGCCTAGAGGGACTCAAACGCAACGTTACCTTACAGAATATCATTGACCGTTACCAGAAGGCTTCTCTAAGCGGACCTAATTCTCCTAACGAGACTCGGCGTGAGCGAGCCGCCCCCGACAGCAAAGCCATGACTTCTCCCGGTGACCGGGTGCAGTGCCAGTTCTGTGAGCAGGACCCTCCGCAGGACGCAGTGAAGACCTGCGTCACCTGTGAGGTGTCGTACTGCGATGAATGTCTCAAGGCCACCCACCCTAACAAGAAGCCTTTCACGGGCCACCGTCTAATCGAGCCCTTACTGGACTCCCATCTGCGTGGGCTCATGTGTCTGGAGCATGAGGACGAGAAGGTCAACATGTACTGTGTGACAGATGAACAGTTGATCTGTGCATTGTGTAAGCTGGTTGGCCGACACCGGGACCATCACGTGGCGGCCCTCAGTGACCGGTATGACAAACTCAAG AAATCGCCTGGCCGCTTTCTCAGTGTGGTGGGCCGTGGTCATTCACACCAGGAGGCAGACCAG CAAGCTTTGGATTCCAACCTCAGCAGTCTAATCAAGAGGACCAGTGAGTTGGAAAGTCTGATGGGCAAACTTATCCAAACCTGCCAACATGTGGAG GTAAATGCGACGCGACAAGAGAACAAGCTGCTGGAGGAGTGTGACCTGCTGATTAATATCATACAGCAGCGAAGACAAGTCATTGCGACCAAGATAAAGGAGGGAAAG ACTGTGCGGCTGAGGAAACTAGCCCAGCAGATAGCCAGCTGCAAGCAGTGCATCGAGCGGTCCTCCTCTCTCATCGCTCAGGCCGACCAAACTCTGAAGGAGACGGACCACGCTCGCTTCCTCCAGACGGCAAAAAGCACCTGCGATAG AGTTTCCATGGCAACGGCTTCCTCTCAGATCCTGTTACCGGAAATTAACCTGAATGACACCTTTGATACTTTTGCTTTGGACTTCACAAGGGAGAAGAAAATGCTAGAAAGCTTGGATTACCTCACAG CACCAAATCCACCAGTAATCCGCGAGGAATTATGTACAGCGTCGTACGACACGATCACAGTTCACTGGACATCAGATGATGAATTCTCTGTTGTATCATATGAACTTCAGTACGCCATCTTCACCAGCCAATCTAATGTTGTCA GTTTGTGTAACTCTGCTGACAGCTGGATGATTGTACCAAACATTAAGCAGAATCACTACACCGTGCACGGGCTCCAGTGTGGCACCAAGTACATCTTTATAGTGAAGGCCATAAACCAGGCTGGAAACCGCAGCAGCGAACCAGGGAAACTCAAAACCAACA GTCAACCATTCAAGCTGGACGCAAAGTCAGCTCACCGGAAGCTGAGGATTTCCCATGACAACTTGACAGTGGAGAGGGACGAAACGTCGTCCAAGAAGAGCCACAGCCAGGACCGCTTCTCCAGCCACAGCAGCTACGGTGTCACAGGAAATGTCTACATCGACAGCGGTCGCCATTACTGGGAAgctctgattggaggaagcACATG GTTTGCAGTGGGCATCGCATACAAGTCAGCACCAAAACACGAGTGGGTTGGAAAGAACTCTGCCTCCTGGGTACTGTCCCGATGCAATAACTCTTGGGTGGTGCGTCACAACAGCAAGGAAATGCCCATCGAGCCCTCCCCCCACCTGCGTCGTCTCGGAGTATTGTTGGACTATGACTCCGGGTCTCTGTCTTTCTACGATGCCGTCGGCTCTCAGCACTTGCACACATTCGATATTGCCTTCGCTCAGCCAGTCTGCCCCGTGTTCAACGTGTGGAACAGGTGTTTAACGGTCCTCACAGGACTGCCCATCCCAGATCACTTAGAGGGGACGGACTACAACAACTGA